TATAGTTGATCAAAATTGATGATAGTAATGCACTTGTCGTAATTACAATATCCATTCCGAGACTGTAGTAGAATGATTGGCCCTTAAGACTAGTTACCTCCTCTAAAATTTGTAAAGCAAATGCGGGGAAATATGTCTCCCAAACGACTCttttttttatgtgataagggggcaaacgagcaaacgggtcacctgatggaaagcaacttccgtcgcccatggacactcgcagcatcagaagagctacaggtgcgttaccggccttttaagagggaatagggtaataggggagggtagggatgggaagggaataggggagggtagggaagggaatagggtagggaattgggcctccggtaaactcactcactcggcgaaacacagcgcaagcgctgtttcacgccagttttctgtgaaaacgtggtatttctccggtcgagccggcccattcgtgccgaagcatggctctcccacttatacAACCGAACATTATAATAAGGACGGGCTTGACGAAGACTCTTCTCGTGAATTTCTTTAAAAACTCTACCATCCTCCTGAAATATGTTGAAGTTTTGGTCGGAGCATTCGACATTCTTTCCTTCTGAGCTCTAAATAAATCTTTCATATCACTCGTGGACTCCTTCGTTTGTTCCCTCAGCCAATAGAATGAAATTTCACCCTACTTGAATCTTATTCTTGAAGCAAGCCACGCTAGACTCTCTCTGGCCACGTGCAGGTGATTAGAAAGGAAGCGACTAGTGGAATAAGTTCTACGAGAGCTATGTTTCGCCAGTGGTAGTAGTACCCTACGGTCCATACGGTCAAGAGAAAGAGTCAAGAAAACTAGTATTGTACTAAAGTCGACAATGCTCCGTCTGCTTCGCTTCGAGATCATATTCCACATGGTATTTTCCATAGTTCAAATAGTTTTCTATCTCCTGTAACGTCCTGTCTTTCGTCTCTGGCAAAGTAAAGTACAACCCAGTGAGACTAACGCCCATAGCGATACCGAGGATGGAAAAAGTTCCATAAACTTTCACAGTTGCGAGCAAAAATGGCGCTATTTTAAGAGCTACTGTTAGAAATATGTCAAATGCAAAACTGGATATGAAGGAACCCGCTCCTCTGTGAGCTAGAGGAAAAATTTCCCCAAGCAATAGGAGCGGTATCGAAATACATCCTAAACtagataaaacaaaatataatatgaacattATTATTGGTATGTACGTTCTCTCTTTGGAAAACACGTCGATACTCTCTAAATACAAGTAACCACATAGAATGTACAAAATGAAGAGAGCGGAGAAGCCGGTACTGAATAAGAGCGTGCGCCTTTTGCAAAATTTCACAAGAATGGAAGAAATCACTGCGCTTGTTGTTATCACTACATCGATTCCAAGAGTGAAATAATATGATTGCGCCTTATTCTGGGTGACTTCTTCGACGATTTGCACAGCGAAAGCCGAAAAAATATGGCGTCCACAAGCTTCGAGCAGTATGCCGCCGAAAACGACTATTATGACCGGCTTAACGAAATCCTTTTCCCCGAATTTCTTAAAGAATTCTATCACTTTTTCCGACAAAGTTAGAGCTTTCATTTCACTGGATATTCTAATCTTTTCCTTCTGAGCTTTAACCACATCTTCTATTTCGTTAATGGTTTTCACGTTTTTTCCTCTTAGCCAGTAGAAGGACTTTTGGCTTTTGTCGTATTCCGCCTTCGATGCGAGCCAAGCCGGGCTCTCGGGCCACGTGCACGTGATCAGCAAAGAGGCAGTGTGGGGTAGAGTCGCTATCAGAGCCACCGTTCTCCAGTGGTAGAAATGTCCAAGGGTGTGAACCATCATGTACCCTATCGTGACCAAAGTGGTCTTCAGGTTTAGGAATAGTCCTCGGTTTTCCGGACTGCTGTATTCTCCGACGATGATGGCCCCTAAAGAAGCGTTTGAAGCGAGTCCAGTGAGCGCTCTTCCGATCATTATCATTGAGGCACTGTCTGCGTAATAAATGCAGATCCAACCCATGATCCCTGGCACGGCGACGACGGCATGCACGAATTTTCTGCCATACACCTCCATTAGAACGGCGGACATCAGAAGTGATGGCAAACTCGAAACACCAACGATTGATGCTGGAAAGGAAACACAGGCATCATGAATATTTTTGGtcaaaaataaatcttataagtatataaaattctcgtgtcacagtgtttgtacGCTACTACAAAACGGCTcagccgattttaatgaaattttttgcGTACATTCGTTAGGTCTGAGAAAAGGTTTTTAtcaactttttatattaatactagaaATATTTCatttggcaaaacaacgttaaccgggtcagctagttatacTATTATATTCTTCGAAACCACAAGATGTGTTAAAACAGGATCGAAATTCTATTGGTTTagataattaatataagtaagtattgaTAAGAATCAGGTTTTCCAATTTGATTACACCTTATGACCTTGCACATAGTAAGTACAGTGATGCTATAAAATTTGATATACAACATAGCAAatcataatgattatattatcttTACCTATCCAAGATGCCGTATCCAGATCAATTTCTATCTCTGAATCTGGAGCCTGTAACGGGGGCAGCAGGATCGAGGAGTAGCTGAGCAGGAACCCTTGACCCAGCATGTTCATCAGAACCCCCATTATGGTCCATATCTGGAAATATGTTCGAAGGTATGTAcctgataaaataaatacattgcAGCTTGTCCAAATGTCTACTTGGAAAAGATGCTGGCGCTTGATGAACCAATATAATAAGCGATTACAAAGATGTATATGggcatattcgtctatgattgcccatAATCTATGTCAGGGGCTCCCAAACTAattttgtccactgcccactctgagaacaaattatgttttagcgccccctttgtttcaat
This DNA window, taken from Aricia agestis chromosome 19, ilAriAges1.1, whole genome shotgun sequence, encodes the following:
- the LOC121736743 gene encoding facilitated trehalose transporter Tret1-like is translated as MSAVLMEVYGRKFVHAVVAVPGIMGWICIYYADSASMIMIGRALTGLASNASLGAIIVGEYSSPENRGLFLNLKTTLVTIGYMMVHTLGHFYHWRTVALIATLPHTASLLITCTWPESPAWLASKAEYDKSQKSFYWLRGKNVKTINEIEDVVKAQKEKIRISSEMKALTLSEKVIEFFKKFGEKDFVKPVIIVVFGGILLEACGRHIFSAFAVQIVEEVTQNKAQSYYFTLGIDVVITTSAVISSILVKFCKRRTLLFSTGFSALFILYILCGYLYLESIDVFSKERTYIPIIMFILYFVLSSLGCISIPLLLLGEIFPLAHRGAGSFISSFAFDIFLTVALKIAPFLLATVKVYGTFSILGIAMGVSLTGLYFTLPETKDRTLQEIENYLNYGKYHVEYDLEAKQTEHCRLYSEGKNVECSDQNFNIFQEDALFGEIFPLAHRGSGGFVDGSLVLVILTITMQVTPYLLVNAKVYGTFAILGTVMLLSLIALWILLPETKDKTLKEIENYLNYGKYGRDDDEARLKIPKVTATPC